A single genomic interval of Armigeres subalbatus isolate Guangzhou_Male chromosome 1, GZ_Asu_2, whole genome shotgun sequence harbors:
- the LOC134208162 gene encoding uncharacterized protein LOC134208162 translates to MSIESLVALNFPLELLDRIFAYLPLSDRKTASLVCRAWNELAFNRYLSNVVLNVTFDRQLVMRKYSSMVLRQYRHVSFSHCNYDMLIDFLDMFGTYLETFHSRGCLIEEQLSKVITRTPNLRHIAVNLTDSMRTDPGLIFPAVDHLTQLSAHFDNCSGAAEWVKLLRQLAPQLTHLELTATNNVIPIEELRFPKVEVLKLGGHVCVTWDSKLQKFFSSFKLLKDVKLEFNISQAVLDVLTGGNPGIEMLHFSYDVLYPDSLRLLSRLKQLRALSFFGSNDFRISPECPPLPSVKRLCLEIYSLNSKTSVFRSFRQLLPNVIDMSVKMGALSRPECILEPVCSGFTLLERLTISSSSLEIDSNVLFDALRHLDRLEDLTFRCTETTQEFMPPNKKLKRLKFESCHWLTDDCLPVLLEMCSSLKYLELKSCRGITSKAWEKIKVHCRVVNCIIPGVD, encoded by the exons ATGTCCATCGAAAGCCTTGTCGCACTCAACTTCCCACTGGAACTACTCGACCGTATTTTTGCATACCTTCCGTTGTCGGATCGTAAAACGGCATCGCTGGTGTGCCGTGCGTGGAACGAGTTAGCATTCAATCGATACCTGAGCAACGTAGTACTGAATGTAACTTTCGATAGGCAACTGGTCATGCGTAAGTACTCCAGCATGGTCTTACGACAATATCGCCACGTTAGTTTTTCACACTGCAACTACGACATgctaatcgattttttggacaTGTTCGGTACTTACTTGGAGACCTTTCACAGTAGAGGATGTCTAATCGAAGAGCAGCTATCCAAAGTAATAACCCGCACGCCAAATTTGCGACACATTGCCGTCAATTTGACTGACAGTATGCGAACGGATCCAGGGTTAATATTCCCGGCAGTCGATCACTTGACGCAACTTAGCGCCCACTTCGATAACTGCAGTGGTGCGGCAGAATGGGTTAAGCTTCTGCGTCAACTGGCCCCACAGCTGACGCATCTGGAGCTGACAGCGACCAATAATGTCATACCGATCGAGGAGCTTCGGTTTCCGAAAGTTGAAGTGCTGAAACTTGGAGGACACGTATGCGTGACATGGGACAGTAAGCTGCAAAAGTTCTTCTCCAGTTTCAAACTGCTGAAAGACGTCAAACTGGAGTTCAATATTAGCCAAGCAGTGCTGGATGTGTTAACGGGGGGTAACCCGGGGATTGAGATGTTACACTTCAGCTATGACGTTTTATACCCGGATTCGTTACGCTTATTGAGCCGTTTGAAACAATTGAGG GCATTAAGTTTCTTCGGGAGCAACGATTTTCGTATCAGTCCGGAATGTCCACCCTTGCCAAGTGTAAAACGGCTCTGCTTGGAGATTTATAGCCTCAATTCTAAGACAAGCGTATTTAGAAGCTTCCGGCAGTTGTTACCTAACGTGATCGACATGAGTGTGAAAATGGGCGCACTTTCCAGACCGGAGTGCATTTTGGAACCTGTTTGCTCAGGCTTCACCCTTCTTGAGCGGTTAACAATTTCCAGTTCGTCATTGGAAATCGACAGCAACGTACTTTTCGATGCGTTACGGCATCTTGATCGATTGGAAGACCTAACGTTTAGGTGTACAGAAACAACGCAGGAGTTTATGCCACCGAACAAGAAGTTGAAGCGGTTGAAATTCGAAAGTTGCCATTGGTTGACCGACGATTGTTTACCGGTGCTGTTAGAGATGTGTTCAAGTCTCAAATATCTTGAGCTGAAAAGCTGCAGAGGGATAACATCCAAGGCATGGGAGAAAATAAAAGTACATTGTAGGGTTGTCAATTGCATCATTCCTGGAGTTGATTAA